The genomic window taccatacccctttgtattttaactagaagatttatgaaggaacaaatctctttgttttttttataacctaaaaggtgtaatttttcaagaaaatggccaattttaaccacgaataactcaaaaagtattgagttttcaaaaaataattatagaacagtttgtGCTTAACCGCTTAACgcacacatttatttgcaaaaatacgtcaaaaaattacctatttattttattacagtaaaataaACTACGAACAAGACCATTGTCACTAGATATAATCTAAAGTAAAAAAACGcatattttattagaaaaatataaaataacaaataccCTCATGCGCTCACCCGAGTTAACTCGGTCGTAACTTTTTGCATACAAAATACTACAAGTAAGAGAAGAAAATCGCAATTATTCAACTATAATAATGTTAAATATTGCTAACAGTGTGATACACTCTAATACAAGGGGTTACACATAGAGGTACGTCACAGTCAGGGCAGaacgtgacgtcagcaaaatagaattctagtCATCGTGATCCCACCCCAGTCGGCAGTCGATTGTAGAAAGTTTAAAATTAGAAACGAGTGGGCACGGGCTAAAAATTTTTtagggggggcagacgtgaagatgttgcagattACATTTcgtataattttgatatatagtTTACAGCACCCGAAGAGctaggggggccacggccccccctgcccataagtatgggcgcccatgcaagtgGGAATACCGTTATTTAACGCTAGAGGAGTTAAAACGCGTAGGCGCCTTATATATCgttcaaatattttatacacGAGTTAAATCGGTTAAGCGAAAATAGAAACGTAGTTTAAAACCGAGTTAACTCGGGTAAGCACGTTAAGCggttaaaattaggttctctagcctcttccgtagctattttaaccaaaacatttttcacccccgagatggggtgggaaccacccccaagatacaagcgcacatcggcatagggtaaactttgtttcttgagctattctctacctctacttactgtgaaaatatcaagtaaatcgatgtagtaggatggaattcggagccaaataccctcattgactgccctaaataGCTAGATATTGTATCTATATAAATATGtacaaaacaaattttgtttgaaGTTATTTATGTCAGAAAATCAAATAATTGTCAATTAGTCCTTTCGAAAATGTATATATCGTATCAAATATTGGTGTTAATTAGCTTACTGACATTTTCGACATTTCTTGTTAACGCCAAAAATAACATTTTAGTCGCCGCTAAAACCATCGATGAAAACGGAAACAGCAAAACTAAAATTGAATTCAATTGCTGCAATTATACAAAGGCATATACCGCCATAATTGGAAAGCCAAATGCAGTGAATGAATCACCAAAAGGACAAAAAGCTGGAACTCAAGCAGAACACAGTACATCcacagtaaaaataaacatcacAAGTGAAGTGAAGAGACCAACAGAAAGTTTAGAAACTAAGTCGGAAGCTAACGATACATTATTAAAGCGTAAAGAAACCGATACTGAAGAAAAACCTCGAGAGATGGTAGTGAACTTCTTAAGAAATCTTATATCATCAATAGAAAATGATGAAACCAAATCGAAATGTAATGAAGAAATTGATGACAAACCTAAAGATACTGTAGTTCAAGAAGTAAGAAATGATACCGTATTAAAAGAGACTGATGAATCAAAACCAAAAGGTAAGGAAACAGTGTTAAATAGTACAACCAAAGAGAAACCTAGCGAAATGGTAGGGCTGGTACTAAAAAATGTTGCAATACTAAAACCAACAGCTAACACGAAATCAGAATCTCAGGAAAAGCCAAGTAAGATTGCACTGAAAACGTCAAGCATTCTTACATCAAAGCAAACAGGTGAAGCAACATTAGAAAGCAATGATACATTACTAAACGGCCAAACTAGTAAGATCAATGAACAAATTGACAACACTTTAGGACTAACATCAAACCTTGTTTCAATTGTCGTTGGCAATGCAACAGTTTCTTCTGGGGATTTAGGTGATTCTACTGCCCCTATTGGTGTAAAAAATTTGCCAAGGAAGATGAATCATACCACCGTGTTTCCTTCAGTAAAGACAAATACTTCCATGCATAACATATCATCAGATCAAGGTCCTTATATTCCAGTACACGTTATGGAGCAATAGCTTTGCATTAAAATTAATGGACAAATGTATGTATACTATTTTTATTCTTATTGGATACTTTTGTGCTATAGAGGATTCTATAATATTCTTgcgctatttttataattttgtttatttctgTTTAGTGCTGTTGGTTAGTTTAGTTAGTTCAGTTGGTTCATTTCTTTCCATCTGTTCTCTGAGAACAGAGTTCTCTGTTCTTTTTATCTGAGACTGTTCTCTCAAATAGAGAGTTCCATCTAAGTTAGTTTATCCTTTTCAATTTCTCTCATGCACATGTACCTATGTACTTCGTTTTTGGTGTATTCATTAACATTTAGACACCATCGCTTTGTTGTGAACAGCAGATTATCCTTGTCTTGTGCGATGACTACTTGATTGTTTGCAAAATGAAGCATATATACGATTGTTTCGTCGTTTAATGGTATATCCATTCCAGATCACGATCTCCTCCATTTCGTGTGTCTGCTTCAgatagaactgagagtaagagctttgagatgctacctgttctcgatactacaatatggattgaaagctggacattaaagcaagaacacataaataagctacagtcatttaaaatgtgatgttacagaaggatgcttagaatagcatgtacacagaagaaaacgaacacggaagtattgcgagaaatgggtaaaaaATGCGAAATAATGAACAcagtaaaaataagaaagtttcaatatctgggacatgtaatgaggggaccgcgatatgaaatgctaagactgataatacagggaaagataagaggcggaaggaggagagtgtcatggttaaagaatttaagggactggtttagatggaGTTCTATAGagctctttagagcagcggtggatagagtaaagatagtgatgatgatatccaacctccgattaggagacggcacttgaagaagaagctTCAGATAGATTTTGAAGAGTGTTGGAGATATACTGCATATTGTTGGAGATAAATTGTTTTCACTTGTTGAATTAAAGTGCAGATGTGGTCGATGCAAGATCATCTATATTGACATCCTGATTTATGTTTTAGCTCAGTTCATGTTTAAGTGCTGGTAACTAAGATGCAGCGGTAATTCTTGCAGTCATTATGGGTTTCCATGTATATTATTTCTATCTCCGTTTAAATATCTATTTAAAAAGTTTTATCAGCATACTAACAGCGTTATAGGCTCTTTAATTTTTCAAGGTTTTTATAAGTTTCACTTTTAGGTCGTCTCCGGTGGTAATTTCTGGTCCACGGATTTGGTATCTTCTAGGTGTTAGTTGAATATATTCAGCTTGTAGTTCTATTATTGTAGTTCACTTGTAGTGGAGACTTTTAAATACATTCAAGTTTATGGTTTATAGGTTTATATTAATTTATGTCCTCTCTTTAACTTTCGTATGAATCTCCAAGACTCCGAAAACTGACTTCTGGGTTTTCCTTTTCCTTTGTTTTAATAGTGATCTTtctattcatttaatttttttcaggggtacatattttttcctttttttcttctttctgcTACTTCTTTTCCTACCTGTGCTAGAGTGTCAGTTAGTAATGTTTCTATTTCATTGAAGTGTTTAGTTTTTTAGTCGCTTGTGGTAGGtatatttttcttattttcagtttatgtacctattttatttGTTATGAACTTTGTCTATGTCTCATTTTGGGCTactttctatttttatatttgcTTCAAATCGACCATTAACGACCAATTTGGTTCGACCAAGTATGTAGTCATTCCTCCTCCTCATTCTTTGAGCCCTTGTCATGGCGTGGTGTTCTACTGTCTCCATTGGCTTTTATCCTGTACCAGATGGACAACTTCATGTAGGAATTTTCCTACCAGAGTCTTCATTTGGTCTGCTCACCGTGTTGGATATCTTCCTCTTGGTTTTTATGCCTTCTACCTTTTCTTCTACTACAAATAGTTCTATGTGTaatcaaaatataattaattttatgtttttttcagAACAACCGATTTGAAGACGAAGTGATAATTATTTTGGTCCTTTGTGCGTTATAAATGATTTCAGATTTACTCCATTGAAATGTTAATCATtattcatttattaaaaaaaatgaaattaaaaatatacagttCTTTTATTTGGATtaaagcacacatttttatatcaGGTACTTTTAGTGCGGCTATACCACAAGATTAATATACAGCGTGTTCCAACCAAAATTTGACCCCCtccccagaaactcagaaacctaGAGTTtcttcacaatttaaaaaaaaacacgtcaatttgtaTTGAAAgagggacgaattttcatgcaaaattcatgccatCAAATTTAACCCCCTACTGCCCATTTAACCCCTCCCCccagtttttttaaatagtaagtgTAGTCGAGTTGCAtttcatttgaaaggtattttggTTCTGTACAGGactctctatttttttttaattttcggaaTAACTTTAAAGacaattttggatttaactaatttataataaaatcaatgggaaaatcccaatagttggctgtataccatagtttaaaaaatatgaatttatatataaaatataatttataatacatttgttaggtccaaaattatctttaaacttattacgtaaattaaaataaaatagagtgtcgtgtagagaaaaaaattatctttcaaatgaaTCTCCTAGAAAAATTCGCAGAAGACTCAGAACTCGTTGTACCAATTACCACCTCGAAAGCTCTTCATCACCGTACACCAACGTAGGTCTCACCACACTCTTGTATATCTTTCCTTTCAGCCCTTCTCTGTTTTTTCGATTATAGTATATCCCTCTCATTCGCTTCTAGTTAAATCAACCAGCATGTATGCTGTGGAAATGTCTCGATCTAGTGTGCATTTTCCAGTATGTAGGTAGGAgctaaggtatttaaattctccTATTGGTCCTAGTTTTCTCCAAGCAATTCTACGTCCCAACTATTCCTTTTCTTACCAAGCACATACACTCCGTTTTCTACCTGCTAACGTTAAGTCCACCGTCTTCAATAGCCCGTCTTTAACCCTACAACTTTGCTCTCTTCTACTATCACAATATCATCAACAAAGAGCATTGGCCAGTGTAAACgagctaaatattttaaactaacTATGTCACATAATTTAACAATAATAGAtcattaataattataaaaatcaaaaatgaataaccattttcaat from Diabrotica virgifera virgifera chromosome 5, PGI_DIABVI_V3a includes these protein-coding regions:
- the LOC126885302 gene encoding uncharacterized protein LOC126885302; this encodes MYISYQILVLISLLTFSTFLVNAKNNILVAAKTIDENGNSKTKIEFNCCNYTKAYTAIIGKPNAVNESPKGQKAGTQAEHSTSTVKINITSEVKRPTESLETKSEANDTLLKRKETDTEEKPREMVVNFLRNLISSIENDETKSKCNEEIDDKPKDTVVQEVRNDTVLKETDESKPKGKETVLNSTTKEKPSEMVGLVLKNVAILKPTANTKSESQEKPSKIALKTSSILTSKQTGEATLESNDTLLNGQTSKINEQIDNTLGLTSNLVSIVVGNATVSSGDLGDSTAPIGVKNLPRKMNHTTVFPSVKTNTSMHNISSDQGPYIPVHVMEQ